The Oscillatoria acuminata PCC 6304 genomic interval TCTCGCTTACTCTTATCGATTGTCGGTGCCGGATTTGTGATTGGTATCCGCATGGTGGCTGAGTGGTTCCCCCCGAAAGAAATTGGGTTAGCCGAAGGAATTTATGGAGGATGGGGTAACTTTGGTTCTGCTGCTGCTGCCTTTACCCTGCCGACTTTAGGAACCATTGCGGCGATTATGTCCGCCGGTGAAATTAACTGGCGGTTTGCGATCGGTCTGACTGGAGTTTTAGCCGCTGTTTACGGGGTCATCTACTACTTGAATGTCCAAGATACCCCACCGGGTAAAGTGTATCAGCGTCCCGCTCGTCACGGTGGACTCGAAGTCACCAGCCGTCGCGACTTCTGGTTCATGATGTTGATGAATGTTCCCCTGAGTGCAATCCTCGGTTTACTCGCGTGGCGTCTGAATCAAGTTGGGTTTTTAAATACGGCGCAACTCTGGATGGCTTGGCTGTTCTTAGTGGGATTGTATGCTTTCCAATCCTATAAGTGCTGGACAGTTAACAAAGAGTTAGTTTTGGGTCAGAGACGTTATCCGGCGAGCGATCGCTATGAATTCTCCCAAGTTGCCCTCTTAGAACTCACTTATGTCGTTAACTTCGGGTCTGAATTGGCTGTGGTATCCATGCTGCCGGCCTTTTTCGAGAACACCTTTGGACTAACCAAAGTGTTGGCGGGGATGATTGCGGCGAGTTATGCCTTTATGAACTTAGCCGCCCGTCCCGGGGGTGGGTTAATTTCTGATACCCTCGGTAGTCGGAAGGTGACAATGGTTGTCCTCACCGGCGGTATGGGAATTGCCTATATGATTATGAGTGGTGTTCAGGGGACTTGGTGGTTACCCCTGGCGATCGCCCTGACCATGCTCTGTTCCTTCTTCGTGCAAGCTGGTGAAGGGTCAACCTTCGCGATCGTTCCGCTCGTCAAGCGCCGAGTCACGGGCCAAATTGCCGGAAATGTCGGCGCTTATGGCAACGTGGGTGCAGTCGCCTATCTCACTTTATTTAGCTTCCTCCCCGAGGGTGATATCGGGAACAAGATCTTTTTCCAGGTGTTAGGTGTGACGGCTATTATCGTTACCTTCCTTTGTGCCTTCTACTTGAAAGAACCGAAAGGCTCCTTCTCTGCTCATCATGAGGGAGACGAGGGACATTCGGAAACAGGTGTAGGACACAGCGTCCCCCATTTCGTGGAAGAAGGCACAGAAGTCTAACCCGCTTTCCTTGAAGGAGCGATCGCACCTAAAAGCGATCGCCCCTCTCCCCCTTTAACCCGGGCTGAGTTGTTACACTTAATCCTTACTAACCGGACCCTAACCCGTCCTTTCTGATACACTAAACTCTAAAAAACTTTAGACTCTACACTCTAACTAAACTTTTATGTCTACTCAACCCACCAAAACCCTGTGTCCTTACTGCGGAGTTGGCTGCGGATTAGAAGTTTCCCCTCCCGCACAACCGGGAAAAGCCACCCATCGGGACAGTGAAGGTAAACCGATGTGGAAAGTCCAGGGCGATCGCACTCATCCCTCCTCACAAGGGATGGTTTGCGTCAAAGGTGCTACCATCGCCGAATCCCTCGACAAAGACCGCCTCAAATATCCAATGATCCGCGCTTCCCTAGACGAACCCTTTCGCCGCGCCACCTGGGAAGAAGCCTTTACCTTAATCGTCGATCGCATTAAAACCGTCCAGTCCACCCTCGGCAGCGACGGCATCTGTATGTATGGGTCTGGACAATTCCAAACCGAAGACTACTACATCGCCCAAAAACTCATGAAAGGCTGCCTCGGCACCAATAACTTTGATGCCAACTCCCGCCTCTGTATGTCCTCCGCCGTTGCCGGATACATTCAGAGTCTGGGCTCTGACGGTCCTCCCACCTGTTACGACGACCTCGAACAAACCGACTGTGCCTTTCTCATCGGCACCAACGCCGCCGAATGTCATCCCATCGCCTTCAACCGACTCCGCAAGTATCATAAAAAAAATAAAAACGTCAAACTGATCGTCGTCGATCCCCGTCGGACCACCACCGCCGAAGCAGCCGACCTCTATTTAGGCATTCGCCCGGGAACCGATATTGACCTCCTCAACGGCATCGCCTACTTACTCATGGAGTGGGGACATCTCAACAGCGTCTTTATTGACGAATGCACCTCGGGATTCCCCCAATATGCCGAAGTAATTCGCCACTATCCCCCGCAAATTGTCGCCGAACGCTGTGGCATCCGCATCGATGAATTAGAAACCGCCGCCCGCTATTGGAGTGAATCCCAGCGCGTTTTATCCCTGTGGTCAATGGGGATGAATCAGTCCTCGGAAGGCACAGCCAAAGTCCGCAGTTTGATTAACCTGCACCTGATGACCGCACAAATTGGTAAACCCGGTGCCGGTCCCTTCTCACTCACCGGACAACCCAACGCAATGGGAGGGAGAGAAGCGGGAGGATTAGCCAATCTCCTCCCGGGATACCGCCTGGTCAAAAATCCCGAACATCGCCGGGATATCGAACAATTTTGGGGACTCCCAGAAGGCAGAATCGCCCCGGAAGTGGGTCTGACTGCCTGGGACATGATTACTGGATTAGAAACCGGAATCGTGGGGTTATTGTGGGTGGCAGCAACCAATCCAGCAGTGAGTATGCCGGATATTGAACGGACCAAAGCTGCCTTAAGGCGATCGCCTTTTACAGTCTATCAAGACGCCTACTATCCCACGGAAACCGCTGCCTACGCGCACGTTCTGTTACCGGCAGCGCAATGGGGTGAAAAAACCGGGGCGATGACCAATTCCGAACGAGTGGTGACCCTCTGTCCCGCCTTTCGCGAACCCCCCGGACAAGCGAAACCCGATTGGGAAATCTTTGCCGAAGTCGGATGCAGATTGGGATTTGCCGAACAGTTTCCCTTTGAGAATTCGGCCCAAGTCTATGCAGAATTCGTACAAATCACCCGCGATCGCGTCTGTGACATGACAGGGTTAAGCCACGAACGCCTCGCGGAACAAGGACCGACCCAGTGGCCCTATCCGGAGGGACAACCCATCGCGCAGATCAACAAACGCCTCTACACCGACTGGAGATTTCCCACTCCTGACGGACGCGCCCGCTTTGGGGCCCATCACGCCAAAGGACTGGCAGAACCCCCGGACCCCAATTATCCGTTTGTTCTCACAACAGGCCGCCTCTACGGACATTGGCATACCTTAACGCGGACCGGCAGAATCGATAAAATTGTCAAAATGCACCCCAATCCGTTTATTGAGATTCATCCCCGGGATGCCAAGAAATTGGACATCGTGGAGGGGATGAGAATCGAAGTGCGATCGCGCCGAGGCATGGCAAGATTTCCCGCCAAAGTCACCCAGGCGATCGCCCCGGGTACCGTCTTCGTCCCCATGCACTGGGGAGAACTCTGGGGCGATAAAACCGAAGCCAACGCCCTCACCCACCCCGAAGCCTGTCCCTCCTCCCTGCAACCCGAATTAAAAGCCTGTGCGGTCCAACTGATCCCCCTCCCAGAAGACGGAACTCTCAGCGAAACCGAAACCATCGAACAAAGTGACTCCATTGCGATCGCCTTTGCACCGCGATCGGCGATCGCCACCCGTTCTTAATCAAAAAAAAGCCGAACTTTCCCCTGTTCGTAGTAATACCGAATCCGGTTCTCAAACGTCTATAAAAACCCGCAGCGTCCAGCCTGGGGCTACACAGACAAAGCCCGCCTGCGCGGCGTCAGAAAGAAACCGACTTTTGATACCCGGATTTGGTATAACGCCTGAAGGCGTGCTCTTCGTTCGTAGCAATGACTGAAGTCATACTCTTAAATTCGTAGTAAAGACTTCAGTCGTTCTCTTTGTTCCCTGAACCCCACCCTTAACCTCCCAATTCTCCCGCAATGCCATGTTAAAATTAACCCAATGGATTGCGAGGAAAACCAATGGACTGGCAAGAACTCCGTAAAGAAGCCTACAACTTATCCGTTAGCGACCGATTAGCCCTCGTCGAGGCGATCGTCCATTCTGTGAATGATGAAATCAGACCCCGGCCCCCAGTGCCCCCGGGAACCATC includes:
- a CDS encoding MFS transporter; the encoded protein is MLTELWSFRGRYRILHLTWFAFFLSFVVWFNFAPFATAVQESLGLESGQLRTLAICNVALTVPARIIIGMVLDKYGPRITYSVLLIYAAIPCLMFAFAQNFGQLVVSRLLLSIVGAGFVIGIRMVAEWFPPKEIGLAEGIYGGWGNFGSAAAAFTLPTLGTIAAIMSAGEINWRFAIGLTGVLAAVYGVIYYLNVQDTPPGKVYQRPARHGGLEVTSRRDFWFMMLMNVPLSAILGLLAWRLNQVGFLNTAQLWMAWLFLVGLYAFQSYKCWTVNKELVLGQRRYPASDRYEFSQVALLELTYVVNFGSELAVVSMLPAFFENTFGLTKVLAGMIAASYAFMNLAARPGGGLISDTLGSRKVTMVVLTGGMGIAYMIMSGVQGTWWLPLAIALTMLCSFFVQAGEGSTFAIVPLVKRRVTGQIAGNVGAYGNVGAVAYLTLFSFLPEGDIGNKIFFQVLGVTAIIVTFLCAFYLKEPKGSFSAHHEGDEGHSETGVGHSVPHFVEEGTEV
- a CDS encoding molybdopterin oxidoreductase family protein — protein: MSTQPTKTLCPYCGVGCGLEVSPPAQPGKATHRDSEGKPMWKVQGDRTHPSSQGMVCVKGATIAESLDKDRLKYPMIRASLDEPFRRATWEEAFTLIVDRIKTVQSTLGSDGICMYGSGQFQTEDYYIAQKLMKGCLGTNNFDANSRLCMSSAVAGYIQSLGSDGPPTCYDDLEQTDCAFLIGTNAAECHPIAFNRLRKYHKKNKNVKLIVVDPRRTTTAEAADLYLGIRPGTDIDLLNGIAYLLMEWGHLNSVFIDECTSGFPQYAEVIRHYPPQIVAERCGIRIDELETAARYWSESQRVLSLWSMGMNQSSEGTAKVRSLINLHLMTAQIGKPGAGPFSLTGQPNAMGGREAGGLANLLPGYRLVKNPEHRRDIEQFWGLPEGRIAPEVGLTAWDMITGLETGIVGLLWVAATNPAVSMPDIERTKAALRRSPFTVYQDAYYPTETAAYAHVLLPAAQWGEKTGAMTNSERVVTLCPAFREPPGQAKPDWEIFAEVGCRLGFAEQFPFENSAQVYAEFVQITRDRVCDMTGLSHERLAEQGPTQWPYPEGQPIAQINKRLYTDWRFPTPDGRARFGAHHAKGLAEPPDPNYPFVLTTGRLYGHWHTLTRTGRIDKIVKMHPNPFIEIHPRDAKKLDIVEGMRIEVRSRRGMARFPAKVTQAIAPGTVFVPMHWGELWGDKTEANALTHPEACPSSLQPELKACAVQLIPLPEDGTLSETETIEQSDSIAIAFAPRSAIATRS